A DNA window from Bombus vancouverensis nearcticus chromosome 6, iyBomVanc1_principal, whole genome shotgun sequence contains the following coding sequences:
- the cic gene encoding putative transcription factor capicua isoform X4, which yields MHPAGVTTLPASTRHISAHSLLSTVRTREVVKMLTAHSEMHEKRDPLGSGQYGAGGGGGGSLIEEKSTPEQPPPPPAPPQRDPSDPTISAKKLPKKRKFDPSELEEMDKTSNVTRTINNIVNIRAPNMPLGQSGLVQQATLATRQSPQQQESDCYQVSSAHSVVVLPPQSTAVDYSVREESLRSRPRPATVAIDLSEWRDHRVLALRDSYYYPGVIRNVVQGEIYIEFDGERKLMRYTDILGAGRYDVIGDASPSVGQVTLDAKVCIRCPTSNNHIDAAKVFVKGTVCKILTKPKRFVVKIPREDDQSDSYVVKRADLRLVQPPWWDELEEGLEDCDSSRVEGIEHGYRNSSEPSTAVPILQLHHTSHHTSHISTHSDTGGYYRTTGTSPLMTLATSAHPATTALSNGSRPYDDLESEDDLDREDITFPSDADAKLSGSSKRSSMQSRGSTSSLVEQRSITPRSQAATPRSQAATPHRYKKGDVVATPSGVRKKFNGKQWRRLCSKEGCSKESQRRGYCSRHLSLKGSCLRGPTNTFPGGKMDGEETSRDSDTSPNYGDRRIAGRFDQDETEAANMLVSLGSSRSATPAFSSPTGQSSISPCINQSPVPPLGLNQNNVFMPISSPAHHATPLISPGAKWKHSPTQSTFLTQYQQQVIKPEPNRVVRSNRPAPTAPVPASIGTSVIRISPVSRGIPGSNLTLSWSEQSPPPRHPSVVTTIAQQQQGIILQHALTTNNGFSSHSEISEQNPQILKPSHSPHMPLSAPTPQNLTLLHKPLEQPVDYAQPQTQNQPIYVMQHQHEKKYLVIKNSMDVSAAGHINNQDDKYRPALMNHLGQLPATLHQTQCQPPQSPAVSSVHVDKLSVLQASKVATHASSHMDMQRAQPPPTSVVMTTTTEASNPPTPTSVFQHVIVQPAHLVQISKTQSSREENSKNNGVLYGNHDVPPAYQPHPPSLLNNAVRNWKKAFPWQTTVLDQSEVSPPPSALSPPLSAPPIPIGMSTPGEDGSGPGPDPITPAEEEDDDVFETEPTTPVEVEANANKRRSQSLSALHSKEPQSPLKTKDRIRRPMNAFMIFSKRHRAVVHQRHPNQDNRTVSKILGEWWYALGPEEKQKYHDLASEVKEAHFKAHPDWKWCSKDRRKSSTTSFKGSESRGKLNSTGEETDTGPPADDVPLTPRATDEITVPVTTVYNEAPTIDVINQSHTHRIMEMPLPLENTEPDLKQEEDGNASDEDQMVICEDPQPEIDLKCKDKLTDSDNDVQDDDAEKKCYTQSRFSPVSGQKREAMNVKQEVTCRPKPIKARIPSTGIETTTKYHHTSMDKGGSVSVLSSTYPYHSPVNPTGVSGFQPTGGAFITMPISPKVVKPEPVKNEQQYSTQYSMSNLVASIHENGRNMPKFTAAPVLHSQPLQSLGTILRPLTSAVPYQPSFTLTLLDNDLVAVSKPQQGSQYLGPTSPHPRMYCGFNIPISDAGNRNISSQGLVSGNKMETQSVIVSKPYSVSTTSTTSTYRGIGHSITRLAESEKGENQVGNNHAQFYVTNVKSDQERKDTVNILLPTTNDKHKQPSTPHTPHTPLSNHGSTEISTNKSYSMDETQLNDIGPSKGPFMLAPTPAQLGRAPLQRRQSMAMPPTSTAGDHGPLVSQHCDNRPQTNTSQATEQIQQQQNFSESHASPSPSTKKGSFFKKNVEDGMDRVLEQVNFQEKFSSLPEFKPEDIQSPSAISINTAGSCGHGSVVTSGLHASNLQSSMQIQSYRKKSAQAPHRPTMNEDDIESDTSISATPKSTSSVKLTGNTFFGPDFNVDAYRTNTDLVGDVDASSPRTPKTPGGGAGNSVGIGRSENDRGHRKVLEQRRHLVMQLFQEHGYFPSTQATTTFQAKHSDIFPNKTSLQLKIREVRQKLKANSTPMSANSLVSPLPVSEPSPNITGPLTAPPTSMGAPHILPVSSSGS from the exons ATGCACCCAGCCGGTGTCACCACCCTCCCAGCTTCAACTCGCCACATTTCAGCACACAGCCTCCTCTCGACTGTACGGACT CGTGAGGTGGTCAAAATGCTGACTGCTCATTCTGAGATGCACGAAAAACGGGATCCCCTTGGAAGCGGACAATATGGAGCAGGCGGGGGTGGTGGAGGCAGTTTGATCGAAGAAAAATCTACTCCGGAACAGCCACCCCCGCCGCCGGCGCCTCCTCAGCGGGATCCATCGGATCCAACGATCAGTGCTAAGAAACTTCCAAAGAAACGAAAGTTTGATCCATCGGAGCTCGAGGAGATGGATAAAACCAGCAATGTAACGAGAACCATAAATAATATAGTGAACATACGGGCACCGAATATGCCACTCGGTCAATCAGGTTTAGTTCAGCAGGCAACCTTAGCAACTCGGCAATCGCCGCAGCAGCAAGAATCCGATTGCTATCAG GTATCCTCGGCACATTCGGTGGTAGTTTTACCGCCTCAAAGTACAGCAGTGGATTATTCTGTTCGAGAGGAATCTTTACGTTCTCGTCCTCGGCCTGCTACTGTTGCTATTGATCTCAGTGAGTGGCGCGACCACAGAGTGTTAGCTTTAAGGGATTCATATTATTATCCAGGTGTTATTCGTAATGTTGTTCAAGGAGAAATTTACATAGAGTTTGACGGGGAAAGAAAACTAATGCGTTACACTGACATTTTGGGCGCGGGGAGGTACGATGTGATAGGTGATGCGAGCCCTTCGGTTGGCCAAGTGACTTTAGATGCGAAAGTTTGTATTAGGTGTCCAACGTCAAACAATCATATCGATGCTGCTAAAGTGTTTGTAAAAGGGACAGTGTGCAAAATTTTAACCAAACCTAAGCGTTTTGTTGTTAAAATACCAAGGGAAGATGATCAGAGTGATAGTTATGTTGTGAAACGTGCGGATCTACGGTTAGTGCAACCCCCATGGTGGGACGAGCTAGAAGAAGGATTGGAAGACTGTGATTCTTCGAGGGTCGAAGGAATTG AACATGGCTATCGAAATTCTTCAGAACCTTCAACAGCAGTGCCAATTTTGCAACTTCATCACACTTCTCATCATACATCTCATATATCAACTCATAGCGACACAGGTGGTTATTACAGAACTACTGGTACTAGCCCTCTCATGACTCTAGCCACCTCTGCACATCCTGCCACTACAGCATTAAGTAATGGAAGTCGACCGTATGATGATTTAGAAAGCGAAGATGACTTGGATAGGGAAGATATTACATTCCCTTCGGATGCAG ATGCAAAATTGTCAGGCAGCAGTAAAAGAAGCAGCATGCAAAGTCGAGGAAGTACCAGTAGTTTAGTCGAGCAACGCAGCATAACTCCTCGTTCTCAAGCAGCCACGCCCAG ATCTCAGGCGGCAACGCCACATAGATATAAAAAAGGTGATGTAGTGGCTACACCAAGTGGAGTTAGAAAAAAGTTCAACGGTAAACAATGGCGCAGACTCTGTAGTAAAGAGGGATGTTCTAAAGAAAGTCAACGAAGGGGATACTGTTCTCGTCATCTTAGTTTGAAAGGTTCTTGTCTTAGAGGTCCAACCAATACCTTTCCTGG TGGTAAGATGGATGGTGAGGAAACATCTAGAGATTCTGACACTTCTCCAAATTATGGAGATAGAAGAATTGCTGGTCGATTTGATCAAGACGAAACTGAAGCTGCTAATATGCTAG TTTCCTTGGGAAGCTCTAGATCAGCAACACCAGCCTTTTCCTCGCCAACTGGACAGTCTTCTATATCTCCTTGTATCAATCAGTCTCCAGTACCACCTTTGGGACTGAATCAAAACAATGTGTTTATGCCTATTTCAAGCCCTGCTCATCATGCAACTCCATTAATTTCGCCTGGTGCAAAATGGAAACATTCACCTACTCAATCTACTTTCCTTACTCAGTATCAGCAGCAGGTGATAAAACCTGAACCCAATCGGGTGGTTAGATCAAATCGACCAGCTCCGACTGCCCCAGTCCCTGCTAGTATAGGAACAAGCGTGATAAGAATCTCTCCTGTGAGTCGTGGAATACCTGGATCTAATTTAACTTTGTCATGGTCGGAACAAAGCCCACCGCCGCGGCATCCATCAGTTGTGACGACTATAGCTCAACAACAGCAAGGCATAATTCTTCAGCATGCACTCACAACAAACAATGGCTTTTCCAGTCACTCTGAAATATCTGAACAAAACCCGCAAATATTGAAACCATCTCATTCACCTCATATGCCATTGTCTGCACCAACACCACAAAACTTGACTCTTTTGCATAAGCCTTTAGAACAACCAGTTGATTATGCTCAACCACAAACGCAAAATCAACCAATATATGTAATGCAACATCAACACGAAAAAAAGTATCTTGTGATCAAAAATAGTATGGATGTGTCTGCAGCAGGCCATATAAACAATCAAGATGATAAATATAGACCAGCATTAATGAATCACTTAGGTCAGCTTCCAGCAACGTTACATCAAACGCAATGCCAACCTCCACAGTCACCTGCTGTTTCGTCCGTCCATGTTGATAAATTATCCGTTTTGCAA GCGAGTAAAGTAGCTACACATGCATCCTCTCATATGGATATGCAGAGAGCGCAACCACCACCTACGAGCGTTGTGATGACAACCACTACTGAAGCTTCAAACCCGCCTACCCCAACAAGTGTCTTCCAGCATGTAATTGTACAACCCGCGCACTTGGTACAAATTTCTAAAACACAATCGTCTAGGgaagaaaattctaaaaataatgGAGTTTTGT ATGGCAACCATGATGTACCTCCTGCATACCAGCCCCATCCCCCATCATTACTGAACAATGCAGTGCGCAACTGGAAAAAAG CTTTCCCTTGGCAGACAACGGTACTGGATCAGTCAGAAGTAAGTCCTCCACCATCTGCATTAAGTCCACCTTTGAGCGCGCCTCCAATTCCAATTGGCATGAGTACGCCTGGTGAAGATGGATCTGGACCGGGTCCGGATCCTATAACTCCCGCTGAAGAAGAAGATGATGATGTTTTTGAAACAGAACCGACAACTCCCGTAGAAGTTGAGGCTAATGCTAATAAGAGACGCAGTCAGTCTCTTAGTGCATTGCATTCTAAAGAGCCTCAGAGTCCACTTAAA aCTAAAGACAGAATACGCCGACCGATGAACGCATTTATGATTTTTTCTAAACGACATCGTGCAGTGGTGCATCAAAGACATCCAAACCAAGATAATCGTACTGTGTCCAAGATATTAGGAGAGTGGTGGTATGCATTAGGTccagaagaaaaacaaaaatatcaTGATCTTGCATCGGAGGTGAAAGAAGCACATTTTAAAGCGCATCCAGATTGGAAATGGTGTAGCAAAGATAGACGGAAATCTTCAACGACAAGTTTCAAAGGTAGCGAATCCCGAGGGAAATTGAACAGTACTGGGGAAGAAACAGACACGGGACCACCGGCAGACGATGTACCATTAACGCCAAGAGCTACAGACGAAATTACTGTTCCCGTTACTACTGTATACAATGAAGCTCCCACGATCgat GTTATCAATCAGTCGCATACTCATAGGATAATGGAAATGCCTCTGCCACTTGAAAATACAGAACCTGATTTAAAACAGGAGGAAGATGGTAATGCATCAGACGAAGATCAAATGGTAATCTGTGAAGATCCACAACCTGAAATAGATTTAAAGTGCAAAGATAAACTAACAGATAGCGATAATGACGTACAAGATGACGATGCTGAAAAAAAATGTTACACGCAATCACGGTTTTCACCTGTAAGCGGTCAGAAGAGGGAAGCAATGAATGTTAAACAAGAAGTAACCTGTAGACCTAAACCGATAAAAG CACGAATACCTTCAACAGGTATTGAGACTACAACTAAGTATCATCATACTTCTATGGATAAAGGAGGAAGCGTTTCGGTTCTATCCAGCACATATCCTTATCATAGCCCCGTCAATCCGACTGGAGTATCAGGTTTTCAACCTACTGGTGGGGCTTTTATTACCATGCCAATATCTCCAAAAGTTGTTAAACCAGAACCAGTGAAAAATGAACAACAGTATAGTACCCAATATAGTATGAGCAATTTGGTGGCAAGCATTCATGAGAATGGAAGAAATATGCCTAAATTTACGGCTGCTCCGGTATTACATTCC CAGCCGTTGCAGTCTTTAGGCACTATTCTTCGCCCCCTTACTTCAGCTGTCCCTTATCAACCATCGTTCACTCTAACATTGCTCGATAACGATTTGGTGGCTGTTTCCAAACCGCAGCAGGGATCGCAGTATCTTGGTCCAACATCACCTCATCCCCGGATGTACTGTGGATTCAATATACCAATCTCTG ATGCCGGCAATCGCAACATATCCTCACAAGGTTTAGTTTCTGGTAATAAGATGGAAACCCAAAGTGTCATAGTGAGCAAACCATACTCGGTTTCAACAACTTCTACTACGTCGACTTATCGAGGAATTGGTCATTCAATAACACGTCTTGCAGAATCAGAAAAAGGTGAAAATCAAGTAGGGAATAATCATGCTCAGTTTTATG TAACCAATGTAAAGTCTGATCAGGAAAGAAAAGATACCGTCAATATTCTTCTGCCTACTACGAATGACAAACATAAACAGCCATCTACTCCACATACTCCCCATACACCACTCAGTAACCATGGTAGTACTGAAATTTCCACAAATAAATCATATTCCATGGATGAAACACAGCTTAATGATATAGGCCCAAGTAAGGGTCCTTTTATGCTTGCTCCAACTCCAGCACAGCTTGGCCGAGCACCGTTACAAAGGAGACAATCAATGG CAATGCCTCCCACATCAACTGCAGGAGACCATGGGCCTCTGGTGTCTCAACATTGCGACAATCGTCCACAAACGAACACATCTCAAGCGACAGAGCAAATACAGCAACAACAAAATTTTTCAGAATCTCATGCTTCCCCGTCACCATCTACTAAAAAGGGTTCTTTCTTCAAGAAAAATGTCGAAGATGGAATGGACCG AGTTCTCGAGCAAGTGAATTTCCAAGAAAAATTTTCGTCCTTACCAGAATTTAAACCAGAAGATATACAAAGTCCAAGTGCAATCAGTATCAATACAGCGGGTTCCTGTGGTCATGGTTCAGTAGTAACGTCTGGCTTACATGCTTCAAATTTACAGTCGTCAATGCAAATACAAAGTTATCGAAAAAAATCTGCACAAGCACCTCATAGGCCCacaa TGAATGAGGACGACATCGAATCAGATACGTCAATATCTGCTACTCCAAAATCAACTTCCAGTGTCAAATTGACAGGAAACACGTTCTTTGGTCCAGATTTCAATGTTGATGCATATAGAACTAACACCGATCTAGTGGGAGATGTTGATGCTAGCTCTCCTAGGACACCAAAAACGCCTGGAGGAGGTGCTGGAAACTCTGTAGGAATTGGCAGGAGCGAAAATGACCGGGGTCATAGGAAAGTACTAGAGCAACGTCGTCACCTTGTAATGCAATTATTTCAAGAACACGGTTACTTTCCTTCAACGCAAGCTACTACAACTTTTCAAGCAAAACATTCAGATATATTTCCTAATAAGACAAGTTTGCAATTAAAGATTAGAGAGGTCAGGCAAAAATTAAAAGCTAACTCAACACCTATGAGTGCTAACAGTCTAGTGAGTCCACTACCTGTCTCTGAACCTTCACCTAACATAACtg GACCATTGACTGCTCCCCCTACGTCGATGGGAGCTCCACATATACTGCCTGTAAGCAGTAGTGGTAGCTAG